The following nucleotide sequence is from Natronosalvus caseinilyticus.
GTTGAGGGTGAGGAAACGCCAGGAATTAACCACATCGCCTTCACTTCGGACGATGTCGAAGCACTGGCGGAGGACCTTCGTGAGAAGGGTGTCGACCAGGTCAGAGATCCGTATTACGTCGAAGCAACTGGACGCACAATTCTGAATTTCCGTGACCCTGACGGTCGACGGTTCCAAGTGGTATCTTCCGACGATTAATATCTCAGTCACACGGCAGCTGTGACACGGCGACCAACAATCGGCCTGTCATGGGAATCAGTG
It contains:
- a CDS encoding VOC family protein, whose product is MDGTIDHIEIEASNADEMAEFLQNLGFEIHRETEHHGKSYELKPPNSEQPLFEIHTVEGEETPGINHIAFTSDDVEALAEDLREKGVDQVRDPYYVEATGRTILNFRDPDGRRFQVVSSDD